The Rhinatrema bivittatum unplaced genomic scaffold, aRhiBiv1.1, whole genome shotgun sequence genome window below encodes:
- the LOC115082385 gene encoding zinc finger and BTB domain-containing protein 7C-like: protein MASGADDLIGIPFPNHSSEVLCGLNEQRQDGLFCDVILIVQDQEYRTHRSVLAACSKYFKKLFTASTLADQPQVYEIDFVQPEALSAILEFAYTSTLTITTSNVKHILSAAEMLEIQCVIRVCLEIMETNREVEEEDDEKEEEEEEEEEDDEDDEDDDEDETEDFINQENQTDVQEESCHQSPSLSDLTEDTYQESPRDFPNHYPVNSSSNHLGVIRDFSIESLLKENLYPKSSIPEIRPALSQFAPGFFPHIWNGNFGAFSQLQEQQVDNGPLDLVIKKRKIKEEEESEELPAVAFHHDFFKEMFADNSRGHLGHIKAENDYTAYLNFLSATHLGGVFPPWPLEEERRIKPKASQQCPICNKVIMGAGKLPRHMRTHTGEKPYMCNICEVRFTRCEFIFNTIEIQQELASCHSGVI, encoded by the coding sequence ATGGCCAGTGGAGCTGATGACCTTATTGGGATCCCATTCCCGAACCACAGCAGTGAAGTCCTGTGTGGTTTAAATGAGCAGCGCCAGGACGGACTCTTCTGTGATGTCATCCTCATTGTGCAGGATCAGGAGTACAGGACCCACAGGTCTGTCCTTGCTGCCTGCAGCAAGTACTTTAAAAAACTCTTCACTGCAAGCACTTTAGCAGATCAGCCCCAGGTTTACGAGATTGACTTTGTCCAACCCGAAGCACTTTCTGCCATTTTGGAGTTTGCCTACACCTCAACACTGACCATTACCACCTCAAATGTCAAGCATATCCTCAGCGCGGCTGAGATGCTGGAGATTCAGTGTGTCATTCGCGTATGCCTTGAAATCATGGAGACCAATAGAGAAGTAGAAGAGGAAGATGatgagaaagaagaagaggaggaggaggaggaagaggatgatgaGGATGATGAGGATGACGATGAAGATGAAACTGAAGATTTTATCAACCAGGAAAACCAAACAGATGTTCAAGAAGAAAGCTGCCACCAAAGCCCTTCATTGTCTGACCTTACAGAAGACACATATCAAGAGTCACCTAGAGACTTTCCCAACCATTACCCAGTCAACAGTTCTTCTAACCACTTGGGGGTGATAAGAGACTTTTCTATTGAATCACTACTAAAAGAAAACCTTTACCCTAAATCTAGCATTCCAGAAATAAGACCAGCCTTATCTCAGTTTGCACCGGGTTTCTTTCCTCATATATGGAATGGAAATTTTGGTGCCTTTTCCCAGCTACAAGAGCAGCAAGTAGACAATGGGCCTTTGGATTTGGTgatcaaaaagagaaaaattaaggaggaagaggagagtgagGAGCTTCCTGCAGTGGCCTTTCATCATGACTTCTTCAAGGAAATGTTTGCTGACAACTCAAGAGGTCATTTGGGacatatcaaagcagaaaatgaCTATACCGCTTATCTCAACTTTTTAAGTGCCACCCACCTGGGTGGagtatttcctccatggcctttggaagaagagaggaggataAAGCCCAAAGCCTCTCAACAGTGTCCAATCTGTAATAAAGTCATCATGGGGGCAGGGAAGCTGCCACGACACATGAGGACCCATACAGGAGAAAAGCCATACATGTGCAATATCTGTGAGGTTCGCTTTACCAGGTGTGAATTTATATTTAACACTATTGAAATACAACAAGAATTAGCATCCTGTCATAGTGGGGTAATCTAA